One window of the Anas acuta chromosome 12, bAnaAcu1.1, whole genome shotgun sequence genome contains the following:
- the ABHD17C gene encoding alpha/beta hydrolase domain-containing protein 17C, with protein MPEQGPRMNGFSLGELCWLFCCPPCPSRIAAKLAFLPPEPTYTVLQPEQQQEAGGASGGAGTPTGSGTCSLHLSERADWQYSQRELDAVEVFFSRTARDNRLGCMFVRCAPTGRYTLLFSHGNAVDLGQMCSFYIGLGSRINCNVFSYDYSGYGVSTGKPSEKNLYADIDAAWQALRTRYGVSPENIILYGQSIGTVPTVDLASRYECAAVILHSPLMSGLRVAFPETRKTYCFDAFPSIDKISKVTSPVLVIHGTEDEVIDFSHGLAMYERCPRAVEPLWVEGAGHNDIELYAQYLERLKQFISHELPNS; from the exons ATGCCAGAACAAGGCCCCAGAATGAACGGTTTCTCTCTGGGCGAGCTCTGCTGGCTCTTCTGCTGCCCGCCGTGCCCCAGCCGCATCGCTGCCAAGCTGGCCTTCCTGCCCCCGGAGCCCACCTACACCGTGCTGCAgcccgagcagcagcaggaggccggGGGGGCCTCTGGTGGGGCAGGGACCCCCACGGGATCGGGCACCTGCAGCTTGCACCTGAGCGAGCGGGCGGACTGGCAGTACTCGCAGCGGGAACTGGACGCCGTGGAAGTGTTCTTCTCCCGCACGGCCCGGGATAACAGGCTGGGCTGCATGTTCGTACGCTGTGCCCCCACCGGCCGGTACACGCTGCTCTTCTCGCACGGTAACGCCGTGGACCTGGGCCAGATGTGCAGCTTCTACATCGGCCTCGGCTCCCGCATCAACTGCAACGTCTTCTCTTACGACTACTCCGGCTACGGGGTGAGCACCGGCAAGCCCTCCGAGAAAAACCTGTATGCAGACATTGATGCAGCCTGGCAGGCCCTCAGGACAAG gtATGGCGTTAGTCCTGAGAACATTATTCTGTACGGTCAGAGTATTGGTACTGTCCCTACAGTAGACCTGGCATCTCGGTACGAGTGTGCAGCAGTAATCCTTCATTCTCCTTTGATGTCTGGATTACGGGTAGCTTTTCCTGAAACTAGGAAAACCTATTGTTTTGATGCTTTTCCAAG CATTGACAAGATATCTAAGGTAACCTCTCCTGTGTTGGTAATCCATGGTACCGAAGACGAGGTGATCGATTTCTCCCACGGCCTGGCAATGTACGAGCGATGTCCACGAGCAGTAGAGCCCCTCTGGGTGGAAGGGGCTGGGCATAATGACATAGAGCTTTATGCACAGTACTTAGAGAGACTAAAACAGTTCATATCTCATGAACTTCCCAACTCCTGA